The Myxococcales bacterium genome includes the window AAGGTATTTCTCAACCGCGTCATGAACGACGTGCAAGACGTCTTCGCGACGCAGTTCAGCCAAGAGCGGTTGGCTAAGCCCTATCGGCTCTCCAAGCTCAAGGTGTTTGCGGAAGCGGTGCAGACCAGCTGCGGCGTCGCCGGCTCCGACACCGGGCCGTTCTATTGCCCCGGCGATGAATTCGCCTACCTCGACATGTCATTTTTCAAGACGCTCGCCGACAAGCTCGATGCGCCAGGCGACTTTGCACAGGCCTATGTCATCGCGCATGAGATGGGTCACCATGCGCAGAAGATCTTGGGCATAAACGACTTGGTCGCGCAAAAACAGCGCGCGCTACCCGAAGAAGAAGGCAACCAATGGTCGGTTAGACAAGAGCTGCAAGCCGATTGCTATGCCGGCGTGTGGGGTCATTACAAGCAGCCCGGGAAATCGACGGGCGGCTTTGTGCTTGAGCCTGGCGATATCGACGAAGGCATCAAGGCGGCCCTCGAGATTGGCGACGATCGACTACAAAAACGCGCCGGCGGTGGGGTAAATCCTGAGCAATGGACCCACGGGTCGTCGGCGCAGCGAATAAGCTGGTTTCGCCGCGGCCTGGAGGCCGGCAAGCTGTCGGCATGTGACACGTTTTCAGGCGCCTATAAATCGCTGTAGACAGGGCCGGCAATATGAAAGAACCTTTACACATGAGCGTTTGGGCCACCTATCGTCGTAACGGCCTAGGCGTGGTGCTGGCGGTGCTTGGCGGTGCGTCCGTGGCTGGGTGCCAGTTTGATACGCGCGCGGCGGCGTATACCGATGACGGCAACAATCCGCCCCCGGATGGTGGTGACGACGCGCCACCCGATGGCCCGGTGGAGGT containing:
- a CDS encoding neutral zinc metallopeptidase, encoding MRWQGSDKGRRDDIQDVRGTRPARGGAMKLGGGSIIVVIIAAVLSQVTGINLMGLVGGGGGSGGGTGGGTSAPAQTDVAVEETEQTREMKVFLNRVMNDVQDVFATQFSQERLAKPYRLSKLKVFAEAVQTSCGVAGSDTGPFYCPGDEFAYLDMSFFKTLADKLDAPGDFAQAYVIAHEMGHHAQKILGINDLVAQKQRALPEEEGNQWSVRQELQADCYAGVWGHYKQPGKSTGGFVLEPGDIDEGIKAALEIGDDRLQKRAGGGVNPEQWTHGSSAQRISWFRRGLEAGKLSACDTFSGAYKSL